The Streptomyces sp. SS1-1 genome has a segment encoding these proteins:
- the mycP gene encoding type VII secretion-associated serine protease mycosin, whose translation MVFKRVWSAAGVLTLTGGLLLTTAHTASADYIRDKQWALGAFAAEDVWSESQGAGVTVAVVDSGVDAAHPDLSGQVLAGKDFTGGADPHEDLVGHGTKMASIIAGHGHGPGDDSGVIGLAPKVKILPLRTLQTRKDRNLEETWGPAVRYAVDHGAKVINLSFGSDGGSKTSSDGVEAIAYAQAHDVVVVAAAGNEGAAVIEPAALPGVVSVGAVDEKANLWEDSNTGKVLALTAPGVEIVGANNTMSNGYGVSSGTSEATAYVSAAVALVRSKYPDLTAGQVINRLIKTATFAHHKGLNAPDEKYGYGIVRPYSALTMDIPAGSKKNPLGQLEAASVSNQSSPGKDSATQDEKESSSSNVVLIGGIAAVVVIGVIVVVVVRSRRNGGNSGGPSAGGGAPSQGPGYHAHPNAASGQGYASHPGESPRNPNPYS comes from the coding sequence GTGGTTTTCAAGCGAGTCTGGTCTGCGGCGGGAGTCCTGACGCTGACGGGAGGTCTACTCCTCACCACTGCCCACACGGCGTCTGCGGATTACATCAGAGACAAGCAATGGGCCCTGGGAGCTTTTGCTGCAGAGGATGTTTGGTCGGAGTCTCAGGGCGCGGGCGTCACTGTGGCTGTAGTTGACTCGGGCGTTGATGCGGCACACCCAGATCTCAGCGGTCAAGTACTGGCGGGGAAGGACTTCACCGGTGGTGCAGACCCGCATGAGGACCTTGTGGGCCATGGCACAAAGATGGCTAGCATCATCGCCGGTCACGGGCATGGCCCCGGAGATGATTCCGGCGTTATCGGGTTGGCGCCAAAAGTGAAGATTCTTCCGCTGCGCACACTTCAGACCCGAAAAGACAGAAATCTTGAAGAAACCTGGGGGCCCGCTGTCCGGTATGCCGTGGATCACGGCGCCAAGGTGATCAATCTGTCGTTTGGTAGCGACGGAGGCAGTAAGACCTCGAGTGACGGTGTCGAGGCCATTGCGTATGCCCAGGCACATGACGTAGTCGTTGTCGCGGCGGCTGGTAACGAAGGGGCTGCCGTGATTGAGCCGGCAGCACTCCCGGGAGTCGTGTCTGTCGGCGCTGTGGATGAGAAGGCGAATCTCTGGGAGGATTCAAATACTGGAAAGGTATTGGCCCTGACGGCACCGGGAGTCGAAATTGTGGGCGCGAACAACACCATGTCCAACGGATATGGTGTATCGAGTGGCACCTCTGAAGCAACCGCGTATGTGTCCGCCGCCGTCGCTTTGGTCCGATCCAAGTACCCTGATCTCACCGCAGGCCAGGTGATTAACCGCCTGATCAAGACGGCTACGTTCGCCCACCACAAGGGATTGAACGCGCCTGACGAGAAGTACGGCTACGGCATTGTTCGACCGTACTCTGCGCTTACGATGGACATTCCGGCCGGTTCGAAGAAGAACCCTCTGGGACAGCTAGAGGCAGCCTCTGTCTCTAACCAGTCGTCCCCGGGCAAGGACTCTGCGACTCAAGATGAGAAAGAGTCCTCCTCCAGCAACGTCGTCCTCATTGGCGGCATCGCCGCAGTAGTGGTGATCGGCGTGATTGTTGTCGTGGTGGTCCGCAGCCGTCGCAACGGTGGCAACAGCGGGGGCCCCAGCGCCGGCGGCGGCGCGCCCTCTCAGGGACCGGGATATCATGCGCATCCCAACGCTGCCTCAGGGCAGGGATATGCATCCCATCCCGGCGAGAGCCCGCGGAACCCGAATCCGTACTCCTGA
- a CDS encoding S8 family serine peptidase, translated as MGVERIRFTTGVVALTGILLLTSAPIASADQVRDAQWPLTVYDAEKVWKTSQGEGVTVAVIDSGVDASHPDLAGQVLPGKDFTNADDPYKDDDGHGTGMASLIAGHGHGARGSSGVMGLAPKAKILPIRTGSNGDKLNTADWVAGVRYAVDHGATVINLSLVDSAAYPGSKAAKAIKYAQDHDAVVVAGAGNDAGTVNYPAALPGVVAVSAVDQGLNFWSKSNTGDVTVAAPGVETPQADPTSSSGYVVANGTSGSTAYVSAIVALLRSKYPDLTAGQIINRLVKSASFLQHEGKKAPDRELGYGIARPGTALTMDIPKGPKQGPLLKGSSSTSTNSAAGSDDSDSSTHAKKEKKKSSSGKILLFGGIAALVVIAGILVAVLRNRRNNGNNGGPGPGGAAPGGYPSQPGTYPSGQQHYPGSGSPQPPQWRQ; from the coding sequence ATGGGTGTTGAACGAATCCGGTTCACCACTGGAGTCGTGGCGTTGACGGGTATCTTGCTCCTCACTTCGGCGCCGATCGCATCGGCTGATCAGGTGCGAGACGCTCAATGGCCTTTGACCGTTTATGACGCTGAGAAGGTGTGGAAGACGTCTCAGGGGGAGGGCGTCACGGTCGCGGTGATCGACTCGGGGGTTGATGCTAGCCACCCAGATCTCGCTGGTCAGGTCTTGCCTGGGAAGGACTTCACCAACGCCGACGACCCATACAAGGATGATGACGGGCATGGGACTGGCATGGCCAGTCTTATTGCCGGGCACGGACATGGAGCAAGGGGCTCATCGGGAGTCATGGGTCTTGCACCGAAGGCAAAAATTCTGCCGATTCGTACTGGCTCAAACGGCGACAAACTGAATACTGCGGATTGGGTCGCAGGAGTTCGCTACGCGGTGGACCACGGTGCCACCGTGATCAATTTGTCACTGGTTGACTCTGCCGCTTACCCCGGATCCAAGGCCGCTAAGGCGATCAAGTACGCGCAAGATCATGATGCAGTGGTAGTGGCTGGTGCCGGAAATGATGCCGGCACCGTCAACTATCCTGCTGCTCTCCCGGGTGTGGTCGCCGTATCCGCTGTAGATCAGGGTCTCAATTTCTGGTCGAAATCAAACACCGGTGACGTAACGGTTGCAGCGCCTGGTGTCGAAACTCCTCAGGCTGACCCCACTAGTTCCAGTGGCTACGTAGTGGCAAACGGCACTTCGGGCTCCACCGCCTACGTATCAGCCATCGTCGCCCTCCTCCGCTCCAAGTATCCTGACCTGACCGCAGGCCAAATCATCAATCGCCTGGTCAAGTCCGCGTCCTTCCTCCAGCATGAAGGTAAGAAGGCCCCGGACCGTGAACTCGGCTACGGCATCGCCCGTCCTGGCACCGCCCTGACCATGGATATCCCCAAGGGGCCCAAGCAGGGACCTCTTCTCAAGGGATCGTCGTCGACCTCGACGAATTCTGCGGCCGGGTCGGATGACAGCGACAGTTCGACTCATGCCAAGAAGGAGAAGAAGAAGTCCTCCTCGGGCAAGATTCTCCTCTTCGGCGGCATCGCCGCACTAGTGGTCATCGCCGGTATCCTCGTCGCCGTCCTCCGTAACCGCCGCAACAACGGCAACAACGGCGGGCCCGGCCCTGGCGGTGCTGCCCCAGGCGGCTACCCGTCGCAGCCCGGCACGTACCCGTCCGGCCAACAGCATTACCCGGGATCGGGTTCGCCGCAGCCACCGCAGTGGCGGCAGTAG
- a CDS encoding WXG100 family type VII secretion target: MTFHVTPDDLASFSKQLGRAAEDVSAAKSYMERECSVGTFGAGPVSAIASMFGGGQDGVMENVRAALVKMNEILKASQAEMSRCAEYYRATDRGEASRLDAQYPESKR, translated from the coding sequence ATGACGTTCCACGTCACGCCGGACGACCTGGCTTCGTTCTCCAAGCAACTCGGTCGAGCAGCTGAGGATGTGAGCGCGGCCAAGTCCTATATGGAGCGCGAATGTTCCGTAGGCACTTTTGGCGCGGGGCCCGTCTCGGCCATCGCGAGCATGTTCGGGGGCGGGCAGGACGGCGTCATGGAAAACGTCCGGGCTGCCCTGGTTAAGATGAATGAGATTTTGAAGGCGTCGCAGGCCGAGATGTCGCGGTGTGCCGAGTACTACAGGGCGACCGACCGAGGAGAGGCGTCGAGGCTGGATGCGCAGTATCCGGAGTCGAAGCGCTGA
- a CDS encoding WXG100 family type VII secretion target: MQYDVPEREFGGDAMTFGGFDVDTAVLRQQGQNFTDLGGDFAKASKQLASALEGLGEPWSDADFGDVFGEIYTPIRDGILASLDSLAERMQQIGHTLQDNARTYDASDTSNSGLLSGIAGQL; the protein is encoded by the coding sequence GTGCAATATGACGTGCCGGAGCGGGAGTTCGGGGGAGATGCGATGACGTTCGGCGGATTTGACGTGGATACGGCTGTGCTGCGACAGCAGGGCCAGAATTTCACCGACCTCGGAGGCGATTTCGCCAAGGCGTCCAAACAACTGGCAAGTGCTCTGGAAGGGCTTGGAGAGCCCTGGTCGGACGCCGATTTCGGAGATGTCTTCGGTGAGATCTACACGCCGATCCGGGACGGAATCCTCGCCTCGCTGGACAGTCTCGCCGAGCGGATGCAGCAGATCGGGCACACACTTCAGGACAACGCCCGTACGTACGACGCCTCCGATACGTCGAACAGTGGGCTGTTGAGCGGCATCGCCGGTCAACTCTGA
- a CDS encoding PE-PGRS family protein, which translates to MSLTLPDELAWVLDLLGYSWPDADEEALHQVAETWRGFGAQLEKIEAQGEGFARTVVAANVGSAIEGFSKDWGAYTGANGEDRYLPDAKLACEVIALAFDAAAIAVLTAKLSVIAQLIALAIEIIAAQAAAPFTFGLSELGAMGATQATRLIVRELLDRLKKEVLEAAAKAMEHATVDALKKAAKRVVKDQVKQIVQEKVVDAAKEKAREAAVGMAQNVGQQSIEAYFDARSGIDVGETVDVAKKAGGEYLDGLKKEVTGGEGSSVAGYLDPNTYIDAGTEAVTGAAGDRVQRGVDALSGQGGTSGQGEGSGGSGDSASSGDSSTSTSTSARTAPAGAASTAGSRPSRPPAASGAGDDWARNEFG; encoded by the coding sequence ATGTCGCTCACTCTGCCCGACGAGCTGGCCTGGGTGCTGGACCTGCTCGGTTACAGCTGGCCCGACGCCGACGAGGAGGCGCTCCACCAGGTCGCCGAGACCTGGCGCGGCTTCGGAGCCCAACTCGAGAAGATCGAGGCGCAGGGCGAAGGCTTCGCCCGCACGGTCGTCGCCGCCAACGTCGGTTCCGCCATCGAGGGCTTCAGCAAGGACTGGGGCGCCTACACCGGCGCGAACGGCGAGGACCGGTATCTGCCCGACGCGAAGCTCGCGTGCGAGGTGATCGCCCTCGCCTTCGACGCGGCCGCGATCGCCGTCCTCACGGCCAAACTGTCCGTCATCGCCCAGCTCATCGCCCTGGCCATCGAGATCATCGCGGCGCAGGCCGCGGCGCCCTTCACCTTCGGGCTGTCCGAACTCGGGGCGATGGGCGCGACGCAGGCCACCCGGCTGATCGTCCGTGAGCTGCTCGACCGCCTGAAGAAGGAGGTCCTGGAGGCCGCCGCGAAGGCCATGGAGCACGCCACCGTGGACGCCTTGAAGAAGGCCGCCAAGCGGGTCGTCAAGGACCAGGTCAAGCAGATCGTCCAGGAGAAGGTCGTCGACGCCGCCAAGGAGAAGGCCCGCGAGGCCGCCGTCGGCATGGCCCAGAACGTCGGCCAGCAGAGCATCGAGGCCTACTTCGACGCCCGCTCCGGCATCGACGTCGGGGAGACCGTCGACGTCGCCAAGAAGGCGGGCGGTGAGTACCTGGACGGCCTGAAGAAGGAGGTCACGGGAGGAGAGGGCTCGTCGGTCGCCGGTTACCTGGATCCGAACACGTACATCGACGCCGGGACCGAGGCGGTGACGGGCGCGGCCGGTGACCGCGTGCAGCGGGGAGTCGACGCGCTGAGCGGGCAAGGCGGGACGAGCGGGCAGGGCGAGGGGAGTGGGGGGTCCGGCGACTCGGCTTCTTCCGGCGACTCGAGTACAAGTACAAGTACGAGTGCGAGGACGGCACCGGCGGGTGCGGCGTCCACGGCAGGCTCCCGTCCTTCCCGCCCCCCGGCCGCGTCGGGGGCCGGCGACGACTGGGCGCGGAACGAGTTCGGGTGA
- a CDS encoding ATP-binding protein, with protein sequence MMPAAAERTVNDWLTESRRRGSVLPVLGPAGVGKTAFLKRLHERFPSSIYIECSGLTVDEVARRLLAEFSIDAVDLWSKDPLFDAVVKIRRDAIILLADVQWAGPLFTSREPDRIAGSLATTFAAHSHGCVRVVVEADSPRDRVSVRRANEIILDEEPTTSDRLTTAASSSELRALRALAASEVHDTPLAVWQHLCSALGERTDAASLRRLAEQLPDTVHLHETATGAGVRFTSRSLKYDIRSHNPLTATEHLAIAEALLTSARAEATTPVRAYGARAAALHAALGGALPRLLDERPDFVALCDRTGLLEALSVAWPKGVPTGGTATDAHYLDVEGVAPRSHREWLAWLHWAAVNRGRTDWANALAETVRLPWRTAWSRWRPYGLFGKHPGTSGAVDYVELGLSDDVPVVTTQRELPLPADDESEERGDERYRERVWRLTDGAEIAAPSVVDVYLGAGGEVDRVVGRTVDIQPPAPAHPDVPRPQVPRSVRDMQRTGDSRWVLGGYGGVFALDVLEPDEVAEAPKRWPSPLVAPVRRTAVWPMPGGRLAAEGPDRSWFATAFGEEILRRLEPSSIPAGVVHLQARATLTSIGFPALAGGEPRFLTTVDLDRAGLEPVDVPAHIEPTYRLGFWLGEEVVLEGGSGRVLLASVTGVHLLGSTLRQFMTLVSLYVTLRRSEFSTRYEEEDARRSLTAWAQQIDQSAGSSPAWTAAFDGDLDVPESL encoded by the coding sequence ATGATGCCCGCCGCTGCTGAACGCACCGTCAATGACTGGCTGACCGAGTCTCGGAGACGCGGATCGGTGCTGCCCGTGCTGGGACCCGCCGGGGTGGGCAAGACCGCATTTCTGAAAAGGTTGCACGAGCGGTTTCCGTCGTCCATCTACATCGAGTGCAGTGGCCTGACCGTGGACGAAGTGGCCCGTAGGCTCCTCGCGGAATTCTCCATCGACGCGGTCGACCTCTGGAGCAAGGACCCCCTGTTCGACGCCGTCGTGAAGATACGCAGGGACGCGATCATCCTGCTGGCCGACGTGCAATGGGCCGGTCCGTTGTTCACATCACGGGAGCCGGACCGTATCGCGGGCTCGTTGGCCACGACGTTCGCTGCCCACAGCCACGGATGTGTGCGCGTGGTCGTCGAGGCCGACTCGCCCCGTGATCGAGTGAGTGTCCGACGGGCGAACGAGATCATCCTGGATGAGGAGCCCACCACCTCGGATCGCCTGACGACGGCCGCCTCGTCTTCCGAACTACGCGCTCTACGCGCCCTCGCCGCGTCCGAGGTACATGACACCCCGCTGGCGGTCTGGCAGCACCTCTGCTCCGCACTGGGCGAACGTACGGACGCAGCCTCTCTTCGGCGGCTGGCCGAACAACTCCCGGACACCGTGCACCTGCACGAGACCGCAACCGGGGCCGGTGTGCGATTCACGTCACGTTCCCTCAAGTACGACATCAGGTCACACAACCCCCTGACCGCCACCGAACACCTCGCCATCGCCGAAGCCCTGCTCACCTCAGCCCGCGCCGAGGCGACCACGCCGGTCCGTGCCTACGGGGCCCGTGCCGCAGCCCTCCACGCCGCTCTCGGCGGGGCCCTGCCCCGGCTTCTGGACGAGCGCCCGGACTTCGTGGCCCTCTGCGACCGGACCGGGCTGCTCGAGGCGCTCTCCGTGGCGTGGCCGAAGGGTGTGCCCACGGGCGGTACCGCCACTGACGCGCACTACCTGGATGTCGAAGGGGTCGCACCGCGGTCCCATCGCGAGTGGCTGGCGTGGCTGCACTGGGCCGCCGTGAACCGCGGACGTACGGACTGGGCCAACGCCCTCGCCGAGACGGTACGGCTACCCTGGCGCACCGCATGGTCGCGGTGGCGTCCGTACGGCCTCTTCGGGAAGCACCCGGGCACGAGCGGGGCCGTGGACTACGTCGAGCTCGGACTCAGCGACGACGTCCCCGTGGTGACCACCCAGCGCGAGCTCCCGCTGCCGGCGGACGACGAGTCGGAGGAACGAGGGGACGAGCGGTATCGGGAACGGGTATGGCGTCTGACGGACGGTGCCGAGATCGCCGCCCCGTCCGTCGTGGACGTCTACCTCGGTGCCGGCGGCGAAGTCGACCGCGTGGTGGGCCGTACGGTCGACATCCAGCCGCCCGCTCCCGCGCATCCGGACGTCCCGCGGCCGCAAGTGCCCCGTAGCGTCCGGGATATGCAGCGGACCGGCGACAGTCGCTGGGTTCTGGGCGGGTACGGAGGCGTCTTCGCCCTGGACGTCCTCGAACCCGACGAAGTGGCGGAAGCCCCGAAACGCTGGCCCAGCCCACTCGTCGCACCTGTCCGTCGTACGGCGGTCTGGCCGATGCCGGGCGGGCGCCTGGCGGCTGAGGGCCCCGACCGTTCATGGTTCGCGACCGCCTTCGGTGAGGAGATCCTCCGCCGACTGGAGCCGTCCTCCATCCCAGCCGGCGTCGTCCACCTGCAGGCGCGCGCCACCTTGACCAGCATCGGCTTCCCCGCCCTTGCCGGGGGTGAGCCGAGATTCCTGACCACCGTGGACCTGGACCGGGCCGGCCTGGAGCCAGTCGACGTCCCGGCCCACATCGAGCCGACGTACCGTCTGGGGTTCTGGCTGGGCGAAGAAGTCGTACTGGAGGGTGGCTCCGGCCGTGTCCTGTTGGCGTCCGTCACAGGCGTGCACCTCCTCGGCAGCACCCTGCGTCAATTCATGACCCTGGTCAGCCTCTACGTCACACTGCGTCGCAGCGAATTCTCCACGCGCTACGAGGAAGAGGACGCGCGTCGCAGCCTCACAGCCTGGGCCCAGCAGATCGACCAGTCGGCAGGCTCTTCCCCGGCCTGGACGGCAGCCTTCGACGGAGACCTGGATGTCCCAGAATCACTGTGA
- a CDS encoding SUKH-4 family immunity protein has translation MWSTKYIEMRKAGVTPDRALEQAENWLATPHRLHPALAIRGPAGAGKTGLLRALAERLPNAVYVDCQGLHAADIARHLLEAWGIAHKRLSLPDAARSIQQDGIALLANVHWADSLVTSNEPSRITQDMVGHFRRSARPTIRFVIEREADQPWVLLPSDNELVLQPPADAQADGEELHRLLNAHPALWALAASELRVTPLAALTDLCSILGIESSAAHGLVGAAERLPNLLVTSADETGEITVAFHAESLRHRIRQLRPVDHGTIVTALTPSLRRRATDVVNVPGAVQHYAARTLGVHVVQAGRLDEVLSDGSALAHLTPTGLLRALAVRWPGGIPQGGIAMDVHYLEELGLASVPHEEWASWLHHCALSRGEERLAEDIVREVGNRMPWRTTWSNCRPFGMFGRFGKSNVGALGHPSTGGTEERVRAALTEGSREAAGPESRPPVRHIFDRGRDDISLFEFQRLPCGDWLLDGASGLFVIEAGLDTQQRPRPSPLAEPFIEEPITQAAVWECPAPALAPDAPSREWLEATFGHGTCRTLREDELPTGLVHADSRRFLTRTGLPFRPHHLPFMSTIDAAATGLVTTPWSGYTTSPEAPGPFFHLGQWTGGDVFLDGRAGAVVQDGSTGYDEVVVAGSLRTFLILLRLCHEFLVSDFATNNEREDALEGLQEWAKTIDPATEESPIWEEALDTDLCG, from the coding sequence GTGTGGAGCACGAAGTACATCGAAATGAGGAAGGCAGGAGTGACCCCAGACAGGGCCCTGGAGCAGGCGGAGAACTGGCTCGCGACCCCTCATCGCTTGCACCCGGCGCTGGCGATTCGCGGTCCGGCCGGTGCCGGCAAGACCGGCTTGCTGCGGGCACTCGCCGAACGGCTGCCGAACGCCGTCTACGTGGACTGTCAGGGCCTGCATGCCGCTGACATCGCCCGGCACCTCCTCGAGGCATGGGGCATCGCGCACAAGAGGCTGTCCCTACCTGACGCCGCACGGTCGATCCAGCAGGACGGGATAGCCCTGCTGGCGAACGTCCACTGGGCCGACAGTCTCGTGACCTCCAATGAGCCGAGTCGGATCACCCAGGACATGGTCGGCCACTTCCGTCGCTCCGCACGGCCCACGATCCGGTTCGTCATCGAACGTGAGGCGGACCAACCATGGGTCCTTCTGCCGTCCGACAATGAGCTGGTCCTCCAACCGCCCGCCGACGCACAGGCGGACGGCGAAGAATTGCACCGACTGCTCAACGCCCACCCAGCCCTTTGGGCGCTGGCCGCTTCGGAGCTGCGCGTTACGCCGCTCGCAGCCTTGACGGACCTGTGCAGCATTCTCGGCATCGAGTCGTCAGCGGCCCACGGCCTGGTAGGAGCGGCAGAGCGCCTCCCGAACCTACTCGTCACCAGCGCCGACGAGACAGGGGAGATCACGGTCGCCTTCCACGCGGAGTCCCTCCGCCATCGGATCCGACAACTGCGCCCGGTCGATCACGGGACCATCGTCACGGCTCTGACCCCCTCCCTCCGTCGAAGGGCCACCGACGTCGTAAACGTGCCAGGCGCTGTCCAGCACTACGCAGCGAGAACTCTGGGCGTCCATGTCGTCCAAGCCGGCCGACTCGACGAGGTGCTGAGCGACGGCTCCGCCCTCGCGCATCTCACGCCGACCGGACTCCTGCGTGCCCTCGCCGTCCGCTGGCCCGGCGGCATCCCGCAGGGCGGCATCGCGATGGACGTCCACTATCTGGAGGAGTTGGGCCTGGCCTCGGTGCCGCACGAGGAGTGGGCTTCCTGGCTGCACCACTGTGCGTTGAGCCGTGGCGAGGAGCGGCTCGCAGAGGACATTGTCAGAGAAGTCGGAAACCGGATGCCGTGGCGGACGACTTGGTCGAACTGTCGTCCCTTCGGGATGTTCGGCCGCTTCGGGAAATCGAATGTCGGGGCCTTGGGCCACCCCTCCACCGGAGGGACCGAGGAAAGGGTGCGTGCTGCACTGACGGAGGGGAGCCGCGAGGCAGCGGGTCCTGAGTCGCGGCCGCCTGTCCGGCACATCTTCGACCGCGGCCGCGACGACATCAGCCTGTTCGAGTTCCAGCGCTTGCCATGCGGAGATTGGCTGCTTGACGGCGCGTCCGGGCTTTTCGTCATTGAGGCGGGTCTTGATACCCAACAGCGACCCCGTCCGTCTCCGTTGGCGGAGCCGTTCATCGAGGAGCCCATTACTCAAGCCGCCGTATGGGAATGCCCCGCCCCCGCCTTGGCCCCGGATGCCCCGAGCCGCGAGTGGCTGGAGGCGACCTTCGGTCACGGCACCTGCCGAACACTCCGCGAGGATGAACTGCCCACCGGACTCGTACATGCCGACAGCCGCCGATTCCTCACGCGGACCGGACTGCCCTTCCGCCCCCACCACCTGCCGTTCATGAGCACGATCGACGCGGCCGCAACAGGGCTCGTCACCACGCCGTGGTCGGGGTACACGACATCACCCGAAGCCCCGGGCCCGTTCTTCCACCTGGGCCAGTGGACCGGAGGCGACGTCTTCCTCGACGGACGGGCGGGCGCGGTCGTCCAGGACGGCAGTACGGGCTATGACGAGGTGGTCGTAGCCGGCAGCCTGCGCACGTTCCTCATCCTGCTCCGCCTGTGCCACGAGTTCCTGGTCAGCGACTTCGCCACCAACAACGAGCGTGAGGACGCCCTCGAAGGTTTGCAGGAGTGGGCCAAGACCATCGACCCCGCCACGGAGGAGTCGCCGATCTGGGAGGAAGCCCTCGACACGGACCTGTGCGGCTGA
- a CDS encoding SUKH-4 family immunity protein, whose product MYLDGPSGAGKSRLLQEFAGATPGAVLIDAAGCTAGQIADRVMSAVGVPYDDQRSLFDLYIRATQQNLSHVVVLTNTQWAGTTRLTHEPEQVALSGVVEEFGFKSQQVGVKFVIEVDTEVCGLSPRSRPVVLASAPDATRWSPDSLPPRERAALTALALSERHHVRFDEWQALCSAFGTDLDEEYLRTIAAQSSHVTVDPSAAHPVGFAHERDARELRSRVPSEAYRTFQHAITDCLFVCTDDDPLVSHLAHSLPAHAAAADRFDALLADPRLLTKCTHTTLIDAPSLAFPSRIAAGSTAADLYYLANLELAPSSQAEWVSLLHLVALSQGDTERAEALVQAAGPLPWRTVWTHWRAPGHVRPVLPQIDGVTALRSTPDGSTVTSSTRDGHEQSWDAATGRLLSRTAELTGAEGSAVEDVTPTPPTSTRWKAEASWDLVRAAVVGNPSSLRVIQAPAVDQAACVGDLIVLGGTRGIYAIQPNPDYIDETPLPALPAITWHREVTPRPYDEAACRPTRDLVLDVFDADIAPLLTEDQLPAGLTHGATRRFLTETGFPAVSNFLTLNTHNLAGTGFIEHTWEGTKDFETRVGDGPFYELGTWIGGVLLLDGPTGRVLRQSRKNAVDGDRPGDPLASTSLAQFTAMMCLQWKYMWAYHTGGGVDGDDLIEELKAWLAGIDPAAAATRNWGHVTETEEFDYLY is encoded by the coding sequence GTGTACCTGGACGGCCCTTCTGGCGCTGGGAAAAGCCGACTGCTCCAGGAGTTCGCCGGTGCGACGCCCGGTGCCGTGCTCATCGATGCCGCCGGCTGTACCGCTGGGCAGATAGCGGATCGCGTGATGAGCGCTGTCGGCGTCCCCTACGACGATCAACGGTCCCTCTTCGATCTCTATATACGAGCGACGCAACAGAACCTCAGCCACGTTGTGGTCTTGACGAACACCCAGTGGGCTGGCACAACGCGGCTCACGCACGAGCCCGAACAAGTCGCCCTCAGCGGTGTCGTAGAAGAGTTCGGCTTCAAGTCCCAGCAAGTCGGCGTCAAGTTCGTCATCGAAGTCGACACCGAGGTGTGCGGCCTCAGTCCTCGATCGCGTCCCGTCGTACTCGCGTCGGCGCCTGACGCCACCCGTTGGTCCCCCGACTCGCTCCCACCTCGCGAGCGCGCCGCCCTCACCGCCCTGGCCCTCTCGGAACGGCATCACGTGCGCTTCGACGAGTGGCAGGCCCTGTGCTCAGCGTTCGGCACCGACCTCGACGAGGAATACCTGCGTACCATCGCCGCGCAGTCGTCTCACGTCACGGTCGACCCGTCGGCGGCACACCCCGTCGGCTTCGCTCACGAGCGCGACGCCCGGGAACTGCGCAGCCGCGTACCCTCCGAGGCGTACCGGACCTTCCAGCACGCCATCACTGACTGTCTCTTCGTCTGCACGGACGACGATCCGCTGGTCTCGCATCTCGCCCATTCCCTTCCGGCTCATGCCGCAGCCGCCGACCGCTTCGACGCGTTGCTGGCCGATCCCCGTCTCCTGACCAAGTGCACCCACACCACGCTGATCGACGCCCCGTCGCTGGCGTTCCCTAGTCGCATCGCGGCGGGCAGCACAGCCGCCGACCTGTACTACCTCGCCAATCTCGAACTGGCGCCGTCCTCGCAGGCGGAGTGGGTCTCCTTGCTGCATCTCGTGGCCCTCAGCCAGGGAGATACGGAACGCGCTGAGGCTCTGGTCCAAGCCGCGGGCCCCCTGCCATGGCGCACCGTGTGGACCCACTGGCGAGCCCCCGGCCACGTCCGTCCCGTTCTGCCTCAGATCGACGGAGTCACCGCGCTGCGATCCACCCCAGACGGCAGCACCGTCACCAGCTCCACCAGGGACGGCCACGAACAGTCCTGGGACGCCGCAACCGGCCGACTCCTCTCACGCACCGCGGAGTTGACGGGAGCCGAGGGATCAGCCGTCGAGGATGTCACCCCGACCCCGCCCACGTCGACTCGTTGGAAGGCCGAGGCATCCTGGGATCTCGTTCGCGCGGCCGTGGTGGGCAACCCCTCCTCGCTCCGAGTGATTCAGGCGCCCGCGGTCGACCAGGCCGCCTGCGTCGGCGATCTGATCGTGCTCGGCGGCACCCGGGGGATCTATGCGATTCAGCCCAACCCGGACTACATCGATGAGACTCCCCTGCCCGCGCTCCCCGCCATCACCTGGCACAGGGAAGTCACACCACGTCCCTACGACGAGGCCGCCTGCCGCCCCACCCGCGACCTGGTACTCGACGTGTTCGACGCAGACATCGCCCCGCTGCTGACCGAGGACCAACTGCCGGCCGGCCTCACCCATGGGGCCACCCGCCGCTTCCTCACCGAGACCGGCTTCCCCGCCGTCAGCAACTTCCTCACCCTCAACACCCACAACCTCGCCGGTACCGGGTTCATCGAGCACACATGGGAAGGCACCAAGGACTTCGAAACTCGCGTCGGAGACGGCCCGTTCTATGAACTCGGCACATGGATCGGCGGCGTCCTCCTGCTCGACGGTCCCACCGGCCGCGTACTACGGCAGTCACGGAAGAACGCCGTGGACGGCGACCGGCCCGGCGACCCCCTTGCCAGCACGTCCCTTGCCCAGTTCACCGCCATGATGTGTCTGCAGTGGAAATACATGTGGGCCTACCACACAGGCGGCGGCGTAGACGGAGACGACCTCATCGAAGAACTGAAGGCCTGGCTCGCCGGCATCGACCCCGCCGCCGCAGCCACCCGCAACTGGGGACACGTCACAGAGACCGAAGAGTTCGATTACCTGTACTGA